A stretch of the Lytechinus variegatus isolate NC3 chromosome 5, Lvar_3.0, whole genome shotgun sequence genome encodes the following:
- the LOC121416151 gene encoding uncharacterized protein LOC121416151, protein MPRAPKWKQDDVDAALRRVRYGELSIRKASQEYRIPYETLRDKVSGRARTSVSRFGPRPFLTEKEEEEIVRWTIKMGRIGFGQTRGDIQSVVKKMLDKDGRANPFVENKPGKRWWSSFRARHPQLVFRKPQPIGKERTAVTKNRIDKYVFTNI, encoded by the exons ATGCCCCGTGCTCCTAAATGGAAACAGGACGACGTAGATGCGGCGTTACGAAGAGTACGGTACGGTGAGCTTTCGATAAGAAAGGCTTCACAGGAATATAGAATTCCCTACGAAACCCTGCGTGACAAAGTATCAGGGAGAGCTCGGACATCGGTTTCAAGATTCGGTCCACGACCATTCCTCacagagaaagaggaggaggagatagTACGATGGACGATCAAGATGGGGAGAATCGGTTTCGGACAAACCAGGGGAGACATTCAGTCT GTCGTGAAGAAAATGCTTGACAAAGATGGCAGGGCAAACCCGTTTGTAGAAAACAAACCTGGGAAGCGTTGGTGGAGCAGTTTTCGTGCAAGGCACCCTCAATTGGTTTTCCGGAAGCCACAACCAATTGGAAAGGAGCGTACAGCAGTTACGAAGAATCGAATAGACAAGTATGTCTTCACAAATATATAA